The Sphingorhabdus sp. Alg231-15 genome has a segment encoding these proteins:
- a CDS encoding cytochrome b/b6 domain-containing protein, whose product MTDTPERKLLRHRLTTRLWHWINALCLLVLLMSGLTIFNAHPRLYWGEYGSNDDYAWAAVGSSQTVGYVRLGETKIDTTGFIGNWRDSDGQIQTWAFPGWATIPSYYSLADGRRWHFFFAWIFSVGLAFFMIRSLFNRHVQNDLHISRAEWRPSQILRDMKNHLRLRFHDDGGVNIYNVLQKFSYVGVIFILLPLMIFTGLAMSPAMDANWPWLTDIFGGRQSARSIHFIGMFLLVLFFIVHMISLLLVGPFKQTWAMIAGGKRKEGDHG is encoded by the coding sequence ATGACGGATACGCCAGAACGAAAACTATTGCGCCACCGGCTGACCACCCGGCTTTGGCATTGGATCAATGCACTGTGCCTTCTTGTGCTATTGATGAGCGGTCTGACCATTTTTAATGCGCATCCGCGGCTCTACTGGGGCGAATATGGTTCCAATGACGACTACGCTTGGGCCGCGGTGGGGTCATCGCAAACAGTGGGTTATGTCCGGCTCGGCGAAACAAAGATCGACACAACCGGTTTTATCGGAAATTGGCGCGATAGCGATGGTCAGATACAGACCTGGGCTTTTCCTGGCTGGGCAACGATACCATCCTATTACAGCCTTGCTGACGGGCGACGCTGGCATTTCTTCTTCGCATGGATATTCAGCGTTGGTTTGGCCTTTTTCATGATCCGTTCGTTGTTCAACCGCCATGTGCAAAATGATTTGCATATCAGCCGCGCCGAATGGCGGCCTTCCCAGATCTTGCGCGATATGAAAAACCATTTGCGGCTGCGGTTTCACGATGATGGCGGCGTTAACATCTATAATGTCCTGCAAAAGTTCAGCTATGTTGGAGTGATCTTCATTCTGTTGCCTCTTATGATATTTACAGGATTGGCTATGTCTCCTGCGATGGATGCGAACTGGCCGTGGCTCACCGACATATTCGGTGGCCGCCAATCGGCGCGATCCATTCACTTTATCGGAATGTTTCTGCTGGTGTTGTTCTTCATTGTCCATATGATCAGTTTGCTGTTGGTAGGACCGTTCAAGCAGACCTGGGCCATGATCGCTGGCGGAAAGCGGAAGGAAGGCGACCATGGATAG
- a CDS encoding class I SAM-dependent methyltransferase, giving the protein MSILGSFLGSVVKKGSIAVIHPDGSTEKFGKPEEGYPDVAVRLADKGVMRQILLDPRLGAAETFMDGRLIVEQGDIMQLVQLLRANRRWERGGRLNDPSAFKKAKSFIAARLDSINGQRRSKANVAHHYDLSRDLYELFLDKDMQYSCAYWTDPGNTLEQAQLDKKAHIAAKLDLKAGQRVLDIGCGWGGMALYLHQKFGVEILGITLSEEQLKVAQERAEKEGVADKVKFELIDYRDLAEREAGQFDRIVSVGMFEHVGTPNFKTFFRCVANLMTDDGVMLLHTIGRMGKPGTTDAFTRKYIFPGGYIPALSETVEASEHYRLMATDIETLRLHYALTLREWYNRAVANKEKIVALYDERFFRLWTFYLAGATAAFESGSMCNYQIQFSRSRHSLPITRDYIREAEQNLQS; this is encoded by the coding sequence ATGTCCATTTTGGGTAGTTTTTTAGGAAGCGTTGTAAAAAAAGGGTCAATTGCTGTCATTCACCCGGATGGCTCAACGGAAAAATTCGGAAAGCCAGAAGAGGGGTATCCGGATGTTGCCGTGCGCTTGGCTGACAAGGGCGTTATGCGTCAAATATTGCTTGATCCCCGTCTAGGCGCAGCCGAAACCTTCATGGATGGGCGCCTGATCGTCGAGCAGGGCGATATCATGCAGCTGGTGCAGTTACTCCGTGCCAACCGGCGCTGGGAGCGAGGTGGCCGCCTGAATGATCCAAGCGCATTCAAGAAAGCAAAAAGTTTCATCGCAGCGCGTTTGGATAGTATCAACGGACAACGCCGTTCCAAGGCTAACGTTGCCCATCACTATGATCTTAGCCGTGATCTTTACGAGCTGTTTCTCGACAAGGACATGCAATATAGTTGCGCCTATTGGACCGATCCAGGCAATACGCTTGAGCAAGCCCAGCTTGACAAGAAAGCCCATATTGCCGCCAAGCTGGACCTGAAAGCTGGCCAGCGCGTACTCGATATCGGTTGTGGCTGGGGTGGTATGGCGCTTTATCTGCATCAAAAATTTGGTGTCGAAATTCTGGGCATCACGCTGAGCGAAGAACAGCTGAAAGTCGCCCAGGAGCGAGCGGAGAAAGAAGGTGTTGCCGACAAGGTGAAATTTGAGCTGATCGACTATCGTGACCTTGCTGAGCGCGAGGCGGGGCAGTTTGACAGGATAGTGTCGGTTGGCATGTTCGAACATGTTGGGACGCCGAACTTTAAAACCTTCTTTCGCTGTGTTGCCAATCTGATGACTGACGACGGGGTTATGCTGCTTCATACAATTGGCCGGATGGGAAAACCAGGCACGACCGATGCCTTCACTCGTAAATATATCTTTCCGGGAGGCTATATACCCGCACTAAGCGAGACCGTGGAGGCCAGTGAGCATTACCGTCTGATGGCGACGGATATTGAAACACTGCGGCTACATTACGCCCTGACTCTGCGTGAATGGTACAACCGGGCTGTGGCGAATAAAGAGAAGATCGTAGCACTTTATGACGAGCGCTTTTTTCGGTTGTGGACCTTCTATCTGGCCGGCGCGACGGCGGCGTTTGAAAGCGGCAGCATGTGCAACTACCAAATCCAGTTCAGTCGTAGCCGCCATTCACTGCCAATAACGCGCGATTATATCAGGGAAGCCGAGCAGAATTTGCAGAGCTGA
- the rimP gene encoding ribosome maturation protein RimP translates to MTDMAAIVNLIEPEAEALGFELVRVQFVSGADEPTLQIMAERPETGQLGIDDCAALSRRISEKFDVLEEEGRDPIEDAYRLEVSSPGIDRPLTRAKDYANWAGHEARINLIDAVSGKKQLRGILGGLLEDTEGEIIAIDDRKAGRQTTAIENVHSAKLILTDALIAATIPVSADGADEIEEDTLNEEQED, encoded by the coding sequence TTGACGGATATGGCTGCCATTGTGAACCTGATCGAACCGGAAGCGGAAGCTTTGGGTTTTGAACTGGTGCGTGTGCAGTTTGTGTCAGGCGCGGATGAGCCGACCTTGCAGATCATGGCCGAGCGGCCGGAGACCGGACAGCTCGGCATTGATGATTGTGCAGCTTTGTCGCGGCGTATTTCGGAAAAATTTGATGTGCTGGAAGAAGAAGGTCGTGATCCGATTGAGGATGCCTATCGGCTGGAAGTCAGTTCGCCAGGCATTGATCGTCCGCTAACCCGCGCAAAAGATTATGCGAATTGGGCAGGACATGAAGCGCGGATCAATCTGATTGATGCCGTTTCGGGTAAGAAACAGCTCCGTGGAATTTTGGGCGGCTTGCTAGAAGACACCGAAGGTGAGATAATAGCGATTGACGATCGTAAGGCAGGACGCCAAACGACCGCCATAGAGAATGTGCATAGCGCAAAGCTGATTCTTACCGACGCTCTGATAGCCGCAACCATTCCGGTTTCTGCCGATGGCGCGGATGAAATTGAAGAAGATACTCTAAACGAAGAACAGGAAGACTAA
- a CDS encoding Rid family hydrolase → MTNNHQVISLDPDPLAPYAIAPGWRVGDILFLSGQAAIDEAGNIVGVGDIDQQIAQVFINIDRVLAAGGSSREKIVKVTIYLTDMAYFPKIVEARKRYFSEPYPADTIVEVKALAIPDLMVEIDVIATV, encoded by the coding sequence ATGACCAACAACCACCAAGTAATTTCATTGGACCCGGATCCCCTCGCTCCTTACGCCATCGCGCCCGGTTGGCGGGTTGGTGATATTCTGTTTCTATCCGGCCAAGCCGCAATTGACGAAGCGGGTAATATTGTTGGCGTCGGAGACATTGATCAACAGATAGCGCAGGTGTTCATCAATATCGATCGCGTATTAGCAGCTGGTGGCAGCAGCCGAGAAAAAATCGTCAAGGTCACCATCTATCTCACCGATATGGCCTATTTTCCAAAAATCGTCGAAGCTCGAAAACGCTATTTTTCAGAGCCCTATCCAGCGGATACAATTGTCGAGGTCAAAGCCTTGGCCATCCCCGACCTGATGGTAGAGATCGACGTAATAGCAACCGTTTAG
- a CDS encoding aquaporin, with translation MGVFSRAQKLGAEALGSFFLFVTVVGSGIMAENLADGNVAIALLGNTLATGAILFVLIAILAPISGAHFNPAVTFVMLLRKELSLTDATLFVVMQLVGGLIGVWAAHIMFELPVFQFSEKTRTGGGQWLGELIATFGLLFTILGTVRFRPEWVAPAVGLYISAGYWFTSSTSFANPAITVGRAFSNSFAGIAPADVIGFIAAQFAGAALAWMVTRWLFQEVDCYDQ, from the coding sequence ATGGGGGTGTTTTCAAGGGCGCAAAAGCTTGGCGCCGAAGCGTTGGGCTCGTTCTTCCTGTTCGTCACGGTTGTCGGCTCGGGGATCATGGCTGAAAATCTGGCGGACGGAAATGTCGCCATTGCGCTGCTTGGCAATACGCTGGCAACCGGCGCGATATTATTCGTGCTGATCGCGATATTGGCCCCGATATCCGGCGCCCATTTCAATCCGGCTGTTACCTTTGTGATGCTGCTGCGCAAGGAGTTATCGCTCACGGACGCGACCCTTTTTGTGGTGATGCAACTTGTTGGCGGGCTGATCGGTGTCTGGGCGGCCCATATCATGTTCGAACTGCCGGTTTTCCAATTCAGCGAGAAAACACGAACCGGCGGCGGCCAATGGCTCGGCGAGCTGATTGCGACATTCGGACTGTTGTTCACGATATTGGGCACCGTCCGGTTTCGCCCGGAATGGGTTGCACCGGCGGTTGGTCTCTATATTTCCGCCGGATATTGGTTCACCAGCTCGACCAGCTTTGCCAATCCGGCGATTACCGTGGGCCGTGCTTTTTCCAATAGCTTTGCCGGAATTGCACCGGCTGATGTTATTGGATTTATAGCTGCGCAATTTGCCGGTGCGGCCTTGGCCTGGATGGTCACCCGTTGGTTATTTCAGGAGGTAGACTGCTATGATCAATAG
- a CDS encoding phosphatase domain-containing putative toxin, with protein MKPSIYKINGPTIGSLFQMPKPSGEWLLDDLKFYQSSGMDHIVSLLESEEAAELGLLREQEKCDQIGLQFTSFPIPDRKIPDLDSFKPAVTNLVTKLSQGQSLGIHCRAGIGRSGLLVCCILKSVGLKTDEAIELASQARGLKIPDTQIQMDFIESY; from the coding sequence ATGAAGCCTTCTATCTACAAGATCAACGGCCCCACCATTGGTTCACTATTTCAAATGCCAAAGCCGTCGGGTGAATGGTTGCTGGATGATCTGAAATTCTATCAGTCATCCGGAATGGATCATATCGTCTCTCTGCTGGAATCAGAAGAAGCAGCGGAACTAGGTCTTTTGCGCGAACAAGAAAAATGCGATCAGATTGGGCTGCAGTTTACCTCGTTTCCCATACCGGATCGCAAAATTCCTGATTTGGACAGTTTCAAACCGGCGGTTACGAATCTGGTGACGAAACTATCCCAAGGTCAATCTCTGGGTATACATTGCCGAGCAGGAATTGGTCGGTCAGGGCTGTTAGTTTGTTGCATCCTGAAATCTGTCGGCTTGAAAACAGATGAAGCAATTGAATTAGCTTCCCAAGCTCGTGGATTGAAAATTCCAGACACACAAATTCAGATGGACTTTATTGAGTCCTATTGA
- a CDS encoding metalloregulator ArsR/SmtB family transcription factor has translation METIRNHTAVNALSALAQEHRLAIFRLLVQAGRSGLPAGQIAKQLDMPASSLSFHLSHLKNGGVVSDERDGRSIIYRADFQAMNQLMAFLLENCCAGDDCLPVDAADTCLEGQDT, from the coding sequence ATGGAAACGATTCGCAATCACACCGCCGTAAATGCCCTGTCAGCGCTAGCGCAGGAGCATCGCCTGGCGATATTCCGCTTGCTCGTGCAGGCGGGGCGCAGCGGACTGCCCGCGGGTCAGATCGCCAAGCAGCTCGATATGCCGGCGAGCTCGCTATCCTTTCACCTGTCGCACCTGAAAAATGGCGGCGTGGTGAGCGACGAAAGGGATGGCCGCTCGATCATCTATCGCGCCGATTTTCAGGCGATGAACCAGCTGATGGCGTTTCTCCTGGAAAATTGCTGCGCGGGCGATGACTGCCTGCCGGTGGACGCAGCTGACACATGTTTGGAAGGACAAGACACATGA
- a CDS encoding calcium/sodium antiporter has product MLIAIFTLLVGFVVLIGGGELLVRGAVRVAERAGMSELLIGLTIVGFGTSAPELVASVEAARAGSPGIAWGNVVGSNLANSLLILGTASLILPMVVPRGPLWRDGGLAMVATITLWFVASTSGITVAIGAGFLILLCAYLGYAYWAERTQPVGASALHEKAESLEVTDTHLHDEQPLWRSVLTLIGGIVLIVAGGRWLVEGAVDLARLVGLSEAVIGLTVIAIGTSLPELVTSVIAAYKGASAVALGNVLGSNIFNLLLIGGVTAVIAPGTIPGEITNYGLPLLIATSVLLMIFAATGRRITRWEGAILLLIYFAQLVYNVVAV; this is encoded by the coding sequence ATGCTGATCGCGATTTTCACCTTGTTGGTTGGCTTTGTCGTCTTGATCGGCGGTGGAGAACTGCTGGTGCGCGGCGCGGTGCGGGTTGCGGAGCGTGCCGGGATGTCAGAATTGCTGATCGGGCTGACCATCGTCGGTTTCGGGACGTCTGCGCCTGAATTGGTCGCGAGTGTGGAAGCGGCGCGGGCCGGATCGCCAGGTATCGCCTGGGGTAATGTTGTGGGATCAAATCTGGCCAATAGTCTGTTGATCCTGGGAACAGCGTCCTTGATTTTGCCAATGGTGGTGCCGCGCGGACCGTTATGGCGTGATGGTGGTCTGGCCATGGTAGCAACGATCACCCTTTGGTTTGTGGCGAGTACCAGCGGCATAACCGTTGCCATTGGTGCCGGATTTCTAATCCTTCTCTGTGCCTATCTCGGATATGCCTACTGGGCCGAGAGGACACAGCCTGTTGGGGCTAGCGCTTTGCACGAGAAAGCAGAGTCGCTCGAAGTCACCGATACCCATCTGCATGACGAGCAACCGCTCTGGCGCTCGGTCCTAACCTTGATCGGCGGGATTGTGCTGATTGTGGCCGGAGGGCGCTGGCTGGTTGAAGGAGCGGTTGATCTGGCGCGGCTGGTGGGGCTGAGTGAAGCGGTCATCGGTTTGACGGTCATTGCGATCGGAACCTCGCTGCCAGAACTCGTGACTTCGGTCATTGCAGCTTACAAGGGGGCCAGTGCGGTTGCATTGGGCAATGTGCTGGGTTCGAACATCTTCAACCTGCTGCTGATTGGCGGGGTTACTGCGGTAATTGCGCCGGGGACTATTCCAGGAGAGATCACCAATTATGGCCTGCCATTGCTGATCGCGACGTCGGTGCTGTTGATGATCTTTGCAGCGACTGGGCGAAGGATAACGCGGTGGGAGGGGGCGATCCTTTTGCTCATCTACTTTGCTCAACTCGTTTATAATGTGGTGGCTGTCTAA
- a CDS encoding argininosuccinate synthase, whose product MSDSVKRVVLAFSGGLDTSVILKWLQQEYGCEVVTFTADLGQGEELGPARKTAEMLGVKPEHIFIDDLREEFVKDYVFPMMRANALYEGLYLLGTSIARPLISKRQIEIAKATGADAVAHGATGKGNDQIRFELGYYGLNPDVKVIAPWREWDLTSRTRLIEFAEKHQIPVPKDKRGEAPFSTDANMLHTSSEGKVLEDPWEEVPDYVYSRTNNPEDAPDKPEYITIDFEHGDGVAINGEGMSPATLLEKLNDYGREHGIGRLDLVENRFVGMKSRGMYETPGGTIYHAAHRGIEQLTLDSGAAHMKDELAPRYAELVYNGFWFAPEREMLQAAIDKSQERVTGTVRLKLYKGSVNVVGRKADVNFNLYSEDVVTFEDDAGAYDQKDAEGFIKLNALRLRLLGKRDG is encoded by the coding sequence ATGAGCGATTCCGTAAAGCGTGTGGTTCTGGCCTTTTCCGGAGGGCTTGATACCAGTGTTATCCTGAAATGGCTGCAGCAGGAATATGGCTGCGAGGTTGTGACCTTTACGGCCGATCTGGGGCAGGGTGAAGAACTGGGTCCGGCTCGCAAGACCGCAGAAATGCTCGGCGTTAAGCCGGAGCATATCTTTATCGATGATCTGCGCGAAGAATTTGTGAAAGACTATGTTTTTCCAATGATGCGCGCCAATGCGCTCTACGAAGGGCTCTATCTGCTCGGTACCTCAATTGCTCGACCGTTGATTTCAAAGCGTCAGATCGAGATTGCCAAAGCAACCGGTGCAGATGCCGTAGCCCATGGTGCGACGGGCAAAGGCAATGATCAGATTCGTTTTGAACTGGGCTATTACGGCCTGAATCCCGATGTAAAAGTCATTGCACCATGGCGGGAATGGGATTTGACTAGCCGTACGCGGCTAATTGAATTTGCGGAAAAGCACCAAATTCCTGTTCCCAAGGACAAGCGCGGAGAAGCACCGTTTTCAACTGACGCAAACATGTTGCACACTTCGTCGGAAGGCAAGGTGCTTGAGGATCCATGGGAAGAAGTGCCCGATTATGTCTATTCGCGGACGAACAACCCGGAAGATGCGCCCGATAAACCGGAATATATCACCATCGACTTTGAACATGGCGATGGCGTAGCGATTAATGGCGAAGGCATGAGTCCCGCAACCTTGCTCGAGAAACTCAACGATTACGGTCGAGAGCATGGCATTGGCCGACTTGATCTGGTCGAGAATCGCTTTGTCGGCATGAAATCTCGCGGCATGTACGAGACGCCAGGTGGTACCATCTATCACGCAGCACATCGCGGGATCGAACAGCTTACTCTCGACAGCGGCGCTGCCCATATGAAAGACGAGCTGGCGCCGCGCTACGCTGAACTCGTCTATAATGGCTTCTGGTTCGCGCCAGAGCGAGAGATGTTGCAGGCTGCAATCGACAAAAGCCAGGAGCGCGTGACTGGCACAGTAAGGCTGAAGCTTTACAAAGGGTCGGTCAATGTCGTTGGTCGCAAGGCAGATGTTAACTTTAACCTGTATAGCGAAGATGTCGTGACGTTTGAGGATGACGCCGGAGCTTATGATCAGAAAGATGCGGAAGGCTTTATCAAGCTAAATGCCTTGCGGCTTCGGCTGCTTGGCAAGCGTGATGGCTAA
- a CDS encoding DUF1801 domain-containing protein, translating to MATAENKTKENDGDVTAFIETVEHEGRRQDAMELLDMFTSITGEEPKMWGDSIVGFGSYHYKYDSGREGDMCRSGFSPRKQNLSLYVLSCTSEQENKAKQTELLERLGPHKRGSACLYVTRLDRIDRNVLAELIAFDKEAMDKKYP from the coding sequence ATGGCTACAGCGGAAAACAAAACGAAAGAGAATGACGGTGATGTGACCGCGTTCATTGAAACAGTGGAGCATGAGGGGCGTCGGCAGGATGCCATGGAACTGCTCGACATGTTCACGAGTATCACCGGCGAAGAACCAAAAATGTGGGGAGATAGCATCGTCGGATTTGGTAGCTATCATTACAAATATGATTCCGGTCGCGAAGGCGATATGTGCCGTTCCGGCTTTTCACCGAGAAAACAGAATCTCAGCCTTTACGTACTAAGCTGCACCAGCGAACAAGAGAACAAAGCTAAACAAACGGAGTTGCTTGAAAGGCTTGGACCGCACAAGCGGGGATCCGCATGTCTCTACGTAACCAGGCTTGACCGAATTGATCGAAACGTGCTGGCGGAACTCATTGCATTTGACAAAGAGGCAATGGACAAAAAATACCCATGA
- the rlmN gene encoding 23S rRNA (adenine(2503)-C(2))-methyltransferase RlmN yields the protein MHCGPICALMQIPGHIDPVPLPAKVTPREDGRVDLIGLSVAEIRDVLIEAGLDEKQGKLRSKQLFHWMYHRGIDDFTVMTDMSKTLRPWLAERFVIGRPEIVEAHLSEDGTRKWLLRSADKQDYEMVFIPDEDRGTLCISSQVGCTLNCRFCHTGTMRLVRNLTPGEIVGQVMLARDALGEWPKGVMDFADDEEAENTKEYNQAYKSDGRLLTNIVLMGMGEPLYNFDNVRDAMKVVMDGAGLALSRRRITLSTSGVVPMIARAGEEISVNLAISLHAVNKETRDEIVPLNRKYSIEELLQACADYPGSSNSRRITFEYVMLKDKNDSDEDARELVNLLRQYDLPAKVNLIPFNPWPGSAYECSTPERIKAFSKIVFDAGISAPVRTPRGRDIMAACGQLKSASEKKSRAELDRLAEEKQAALG from the coding sequence ATGCATTGCGGCCCTATATGCGCCCTCATGCAGATTCCCGGCCATATAGATCCTGTCCCGTTACCCGCCAAAGTGACGCCTCGTGAAGACGGGCGCGTGGACCTTATTGGTTTGAGTGTAGCCGAAATTCGGGACGTGCTGATCGAAGCGGGGTTGGATGAAAAACAGGGAAAGCTGCGCTCAAAGCAGTTATTTCACTGGATGTACCATCGCGGAATTGATGATTTTACGGTGATGACAGATATGAGCAAGACGCTGCGCCCATGGTTGGCAGAGCGTTTTGTGATCGGACGTCCGGAAATTGTCGAAGCCCATTTATCGGAAGATGGAACACGCAAATGGTTGCTGCGATCTGCGGATAAACAAGACTATGAAATGGTCTTCATTCCTGATGAAGATCGCGGTACACTTTGCATTTCCTCGCAAGTCGGTTGCACACTTAACTGCCGCTTCTGCCACACCGGGACGATGCGGTTAGTCCGTAATCTAACTCCGGGCGAAATTGTCGGGCAGGTCATGTTGGCGCGCGATGCGCTGGGAGAATGGCCAAAGGGAGTTATGGATTTCGCTGACGATGAAGAGGCGGAAAATACCAAGGAATATAATCAGGCTTACAAGTCTGATGGCCGCTTGCTGACCAATATCGTTCTGATGGGCATGGGCGAGCCGCTTTATAATTTTGACAATGTCCGCGATGCCATGAAGGTTGTGATGGATGGCGCCGGTCTTGCGCTGTCACGCCGCCGGATTACTTTGTCGACCAGCGGTGTGGTGCCAATGATTGCACGCGCTGGCGAAGAGATAAGCGTCAATCTGGCAATATCGCTGCATGCGGTAAACAAGGAAACGCGGGACGAGATAGTGCCGCTCAACCGCAAATACTCCATTGAAGAATTGCTCCAGGCCTGCGCGGATTACCCGGGTTCCAGCAACTCGCGGCGGATCACCTTTGAATATGTGATGCTGAAAGACAAGAATGACAGCGACGAAGATGCACGCGAATTGGTCAATCTACTGCGCCAATATGATCTGCCAGCCAAGGTAAATTTGATCCCGTTCAATCCCTGGCCGGGTTCTGCCTATGAATGTTCGACGCCGGAGCGGATCAAGGCATTTTCCAAGATTGTCTTTGATGCCGGTATCAGCGCGCCTGTGCGAACGCCGCGCGGGCGGGACATAATGGCTGCATGCGGTCAGTTAAAGTCAGCGAGCGAAAAGAAAAGCAGAGCCGAACTCGACCGTCTGGCCGAAGAAAAACAGGCCGCACTCGGCTGA
- a CDS encoding molybdopterin-dependent oxidoreductase, which produces MDSLLSRRKLITASALGAGSLLSGCDALSRSTAFQDLLGSAENANFFFQRALGDRMELASEYSIKDLSPKFRANGTRDPGTADYTASAAQGFADWQLRLTGLFGKPQSFSLAALLSMPQRTQITRHDCVEGWSAIGQWTGVPLKLLLDLAQLQDKAKFLVFHCADRLGGRPYYESIDLLDAFHPQTIMAHRLNGEAVPIENGAPLRLRVERQLGYKHAKYVTGIEAVATLDNIGSGKGGYWEDVANYEWYAGI; this is translated from the coding sequence ATGGATAGTTTACTGTCTCGACGAAAACTCATTACCGCAAGTGCCCTGGGCGCTGGCAGTTTGCTGAGTGGTTGCGATGCATTGAGCCGCAGCACTGCCTTTCAAGATTTACTGGGTAGTGCCGAAAATGCCAATTTTTTTTTCCAACGCGCCTTGGGCGATCGGATGGAGCTGGCCAGCGAATATAGTATCAAAGATCTGTCGCCGAAGTTTCGAGCCAATGGTACACGCGATCCCGGAACGGCCGATTATACGGCCAGTGCCGCGCAAGGTTTTGCGGATTGGCAATTGCGTCTGACGGGACTGTTCGGGAAGCCTCAGAGTTTTTCTCTGGCGGCCTTGCTGTCGATGCCGCAGCGAACTCAGATCACTCGGCATGATTGTGTTGAAGGCTGGAGCGCGATTGGCCAGTGGACCGGCGTTCCTCTGAAATTGCTACTGGATCTGGCGCAGTTACAGGACAAAGCGAAATTTCTCGTTTTCCATTGCGCTGATCGGCTAGGCGGCCGCCCTTATTACGAGAGCATTGACTTGCTCGATGCATTCCATCCCCAGACGATCATGGCTCACCGGTTGAATGGAGAGGCTGTACCGATAGAAAACGGAGCACCGCTGCGGCTGCGGGTGGAGCGACAACTCGGCTATAAGCATGCAAAATATGTGACCGGGATTGAGGCGGTGGCGACGCTGGACAATATCGGTTCTGGCAAGGGTGGTTATTGGGAAGATGTCGCCAATTATGAATGGTATGCCGGAATCTAA
- a CDS encoding VOC family protein — MKRFHLNLKVSDLEKSRAYYAKLFGEQPAVVKPDYIKWLLDDPYINFSIEPVSDAAGGETGIAHVGLQTENLEELQSVYERVQDAAGPRFEEGATTCCYASSEKNWTQDPDGLIWEAFYTEGQVAHYGKTPDVGAGKAMANSNVDCCLN; from the coding sequence ATGAAAAGATTTCACCTGAACCTGAAAGTCTCGGATCTCGAAAAATCCCGTGCCTATTACGCGAAGCTATTTGGCGAACAGCCGGCTGTCGTGAAGCCCGATTACATCAAATGGTTGCTCGACGACCCCTATATCAATTTCTCGATTGAGCCGGTCAGCGATGCAGCTGGCGGCGAAACCGGCATAGCCCATGTTGGCCTCCAGACGGAAAACCTGGAAGAATTGCAATCGGTCTACGAGCGCGTGCAAGACGCCGCCGGACCGCGGTTTGAGGAAGGCGCGACCACCTGCTGCTATGCCTCGTCAGAGAAAAACTGGACGCAGGATCCCGATGGCCTGATCTGGGAAGCCTTCTACACTGAAGGTCAGGTTGCCCATTATGGAAAGACACCGGATGTTGGCGCAGGCAAGGCTATGGCCAATTCCAATGTTGATTGCTGCTTGAACTAG